One segment of Arthrobacter sp. MMS18-M83 DNA contains the following:
- a CDS encoding extracellular solute-binding protein, with protein MRRPARIGAALLGLVGLLASAACSTQPQTNEKQTIKIVYQKTDSFTALDKVFKDAKQEFEAANSGVTVDLQPIQANDDDYGTKLALAQRSQDTAPDVFYEDTFKVRSDVDAGYLLKLDSQLANWDEWSKFNEGAKAAGRGDDGSIYAVPLGTDTRAIWYNKTVLQKAGIPLPWQPKTWDDILATARKMKAADPSLVPFNMYAGKGTGEGTVMQSFYELLYGTGNSLYSERDKKWVVGSKGFTDSLQFLKTLYDEKLAVTPADALDSNVWKKVFGEWLPQGKMGATVEGSYAPSFWQKGGSFEWAGYAQDMAVAKFPTQFGKDPGGVSMSGGWTLAVGAKTKSPDLAFKFLATAVNKKNALAFDVNNSQIAVRADVASDPGYQAANPFVKDVSDLVGVTHYRPATADYPKISLAVQQATEAVITGKQAPAEAAAEYDASVKKLVGDAKVMQK; from the coding sequence ATGCGTCGCCCAGCCCGGATCGGAGCAGCACTGCTCGGCTTAGTGGGCCTTTTGGCCTCGGCCGCCTGTTCCACCCAACCGCAAACCAATGAAAAACAGACCATCAAGATCGTCTATCAAAAGACGGACTCGTTCACCGCCCTGGACAAGGTCTTTAAAGACGCCAAACAGGAATTCGAAGCCGCCAACTCAGGCGTCACCGTGGACCTGCAGCCTATCCAAGCAAACGACGACGACTACGGCACCAAGCTCGCGCTGGCCCAGCGGTCTCAGGACACAGCACCGGACGTCTTCTACGAGGACACCTTCAAGGTCCGTTCGGACGTCGACGCCGGATACCTGTTGAAACTCGACTCGCAACTGGCCAACTGGGACGAGTGGTCCAAATTCAACGAGGGTGCCAAGGCCGCGGGACGCGGTGACGACGGCAGTATCTATGCCGTCCCGCTCGGCACGGACACCAGGGCGATCTGGTACAACAAGACAGTCCTCCAGAAGGCCGGCATACCGTTGCCCTGGCAGCCAAAAACCTGGGATGACATCCTGGCTACGGCCCGCAAAATGAAGGCCGCGGATCCGAGCCTGGTGCCTTTCAACATGTACGCCGGAAAAGGAACCGGTGAGGGAACGGTCATGCAGAGCTTCTACGAACTGCTTTATGGCACGGGAAACTCGCTGTATTCGGAACGCGACAAGAAGTGGGTGGTGGGATCCAAGGGCTTCACCGATTCGCTCCAGTTCCTGAAGACCCTGTACGACGAGAAACTCGCCGTGACACCGGCGGACGCGCTCGATTCGAATGTGTGGAAGAAAGTCTTTGGTGAGTGGCTGCCCCAGGGCAAAATGGGCGCCACCGTGGAAGGCTCGTACGCGCCGTCGTTCTGGCAAAAAGGCGGTTCCTTCGAATGGGCCGGCTATGCGCAGGATATGGCCGTAGCCAAGTTCCCCACCCAGTTCGGGAAGGATCCCGGCGGTGTGAGCATGTCCGGCGGGTGGACGCTCGCCGTTGGCGCGAAGACCAAGAGCCCGGACTTGGCTTTCAAGTTCCTGGCCACTGCCGTGAACAAGAAAAACGCGCTCGCCTTCGATGTCAACAATTCGCAGATCGCCGTCCGCGCCGATGTCGCTTCAGATCCCGGTTACCAAGCGGCCAACCCGTTTGTGAAGGACGTTTCCGATCTTGTGGGCGTGACACACTATCGCCCGGCGACCGCTGACTACCCGAAGATCTCCCTCGCAGTCCAGCAGGCCACCGAGGCCGTCATCACCGGCAAACAAGCCCCAGCGGAGGCCGCAGCAGAATACGACGCTTCGGTCAAGAAACTGGTCGGTGACGCCAAGGTCATGCAGAAATGA
- a CDS encoding carbohydrate ABC transporter permease — protein MPVPDSPYRGSLRRRFRLLPVAPSILLLLLFMLAPVAWSFYASFTDVALSGKAALNPQWIGLDNYARMLTDSVFPLSAWLTVVFVAVSAILGQNALGLLIALLMTKSGGATESFVGTAVIASWVLPEIVAAFAAYAYFSQDGTLNQLLGLLGVHGANWLYAFPMAAVILANVWRGTAFSMLVYRAALAQVPRDISEAALMDGARGWQRLAFITLPIIRGSIATNLMLVTLQTLAVFTLIWVMTAGGPSNASTTLPVLAYQEAFKLGDIGYGTAIASVLILIGMVFGTVYVRLLRRANQ, from the coding sequence ATGCCAGTCCCTGATTCCCCATATCGCGGCTCTTTGCGTCGCAGGTTCCGCTTGCTGCCGGTAGCGCCGTCAATCCTGCTGTTGCTCCTCTTCATGCTGGCACCCGTGGCGTGGTCCTTCTACGCCTCCTTCACCGACGTCGCGTTGTCCGGCAAGGCCGCCTTGAACCCTCAATGGATCGGCCTGGACAATTACGCCCGGATGCTGACGGATTCCGTCTTCCCGCTCTCTGCCTGGCTGACAGTGGTCTTCGTGGCTGTGTCCGCGATACTCGGACAGAACGCCCTGGGCCTGCTCATCGCCCTTCTGATGACCAAATCCGGGGGTGCCACAGAGTCGTTCGTGGGCACCGCAGTGATCGCCTCGTGGGTGTTGCCGGAGATCGTTGCTGCCTTCGCGGCGTATGCGTACTTCAGCCAGGACGGCACGCTCAACCAGCTCCTGGGACTGCTCGGCGTTCACGGCGCCAACTGGCTGTACGCGTTCCCCATGGCCGCCGTCATCCTGGCGAATGTCTGGAGGGGCACCGCGTTTTCCATGCTGGTCTACCGGGCGGCCCTCGCCCAGGTCCCGCGCGACATTTCCGAAGCCGCCCTCATGGACGGCGCCCGGGGGTGGCAGCGGCTCGCCTTCATCACCCTGCCGATCATCCGTGGGAGCATCGCCACGAATCTCATGCTGGTCACTCTCCAGACGCTCGCAGTCTTCACCCTCATCTGGGTGATGACGGCTGGCGGCCCCTCCAACGCGAGCACCACCTTGCCGGTGCTCGCGTACCAGGAAGCCTTCAAGCTCGGAGATATCGGGTACGGCACCGCGATCGCTTCGGTGTTGATCCTGATCGGCATGGTCTTCGGAACGGTGTACGTCAGGCTCCTCCGCAGGGCGAACCAGTGA
- a CDS encoding carbohydrate ABC transporter permease codes for MAGRRPRVRLAANAALAVIGLCFVLPLAWLLLASVDPHAGYQTRWPQSPSFANFAAVLTPELLFLPLVNSLLLSAGTAVVNLAAAVLAAYPLSRYQSRFNKPFLYAILFGTSLPVTAIMVPVYGLFVQLQLLDSMPATIFFMATTTLPMAIWMTKNFMDSVPLELEEAAWMDGASGLATLRRIVLPLMGQGLGVVFIFVFIQAWGNFFVPFILLLSTAKQPAAVSVFSFFGQHGAIAYGELAAFSILYSVPVLVLYTVVARGSGSAFALSGAMKG; via the coding sequence GTGGCGGGGAGACGACCCCGCGTCCGGTTAGCTGCCAATGCAGCTTTGGCCGTGATTGGCTTGTGCTTTGTGCTGCCGCTTGCGTGGCTGCTTCTTGCCTCCGTTGATCCGCACGCCGGATACCAGACGCGGTGGCCGCAATCGCCGTCGTTCGCCAACTTTGCCGCTGTGCTGACTCCTGAGCTGTTGTTCCTGCCGCTCGTGAACAGCCTCCTGCTGTCTGCTGGTACCGCCGTCGTGAACCTGGCGGCTGCGGTACTCGCGGCCTATCCGCTGTCCCGGTACCAGTCGCGATTCAACAAGCCGTTCTTGTATGCGATCCTGTTCGGCACGTCGCTCCCGGTCACGGCAATCATGGTGCCGGTCTATGGCTTGTTCGTGCAGTTGCAATTGCTGGATTCAATGCCGGCGACGATTTTCTTCATGGCAACCACCACCTTGCCCATGGCCATCTGGATGACCAAGAACTTCATGGACTCCGTGCCCCTGGAATTGGAGGAGGCGGCCTGGATGGACGGCGCCTCGGGACTGGCCACCTTGCGGAGAATCGTCCTGCCCTTGATGGGGCAAGGGCTGGGCGTGGTGTTCATCTTCGTCTTCATCCAGGCCTGGGGGAACTTCTTCGTCCCGTTCATCCTGCTGCTGTCCACCGCCAAGCAGCCGGCCGCGGTCTCCGTTTTCAGCTTCTTCGGCCAGCATGGAGCCATCGCCTACGGGGAACTCGCCGCGTTCTCCATCCTGTATTCGGTCCCCGTGCTCGTCCTTTACACCGTGGTGGCACGGGGCTCGGGCAGCGCGTTTGCGCTCTCCGGGGCGATGAAGGGCTGA
- a CDS encoding methylenetetrahydrofolate reductase, which yields MSPPSLIDTHPNLTGAAPVALSYELFPPRSPAAAESLWTTIGELEATDPDFVSVTYGASGSNRDTAVELINRLLLETTLRPLAHLTCVGNTPQELAEIIGELLDNGVRGILALRGDLPKDSGKPVSGSLRYAQDLIELIRRVEQRRSALLCAGKIAVGVAAYPTRHPESPSIEHDVEVLLAKQRSGADFAITQVFFHTEQYADLISRARRAGVTIPIIPGVMPLTSLRRLKRLGELTGVEPAPELIERLAAADTDAERRKIGVRATVDLANAALHAGAPGIHLYTFNEHTCALDVLDKLALPRPARPASRLSAIARRQELVS from the coding sequence ATGTCACCACCAAGCCTTATCGACACCCATCCAAACTTGACCGGGGCCGCTCCCGTCGCCTTGTCCTACGAACTCTTCCCGCCCCGCTCTCCAGCGGCTGCGGAATCCCTGTGGACCACCATCGGCGAGCTTGAGGCCACGGATCCCGACTTCGTCTCCGTCACCTATGGCGCCAGCGGCTCCAACCGCGACACCGCCGTCGAGCTCATCAACCGGCTGCTGCTTGAAACCACCCTCCGGCCGCTGGCCCACTTGACCTGCGTCGGAAACACCCCGCAGGAGCTGGCCGAGATCATTGGCGAACTCCTGGATAACGGCGTGCGCGGCATCCTTGCCTTGCGCGGTGACCTGCCCAAGGACAGCGGCAAGCCGGTCAGCGGCTCGTTGCGTTACGCCCAGGATCTGATCGAACTGATCCGCCGCGTGGAACAGCGACGCTCGGCCCTGCTGTGCGCAGGCAAGATCGCGGTCGGGGTGGCCGCCTACCCCACCCGCCATCCCGAGTCCCCGAGCATCGAGCACGACGTCGAGGTACTGCTCGCGAAGCAGCGCTCGGGAGCCGACTTCGCCATCACGCAGGTCTTCTTCCACACCGAGCAATATGCCGACCTGATCTCGCGTGCCCGGCGCGCAGGAGTCACCATCCCGATCATTCCGGGCGTCATGCCGTTGACGAGCCTTCGCCGGCTCAAGCGCCTCGGCGAGCTCACCGGCGTCGAACCGGCACCGGAACTCATCGAACGCCTTGCCGCCGCGGACACTGACGCCGAACGGCGCAAGATCGGGGTCCGCGCCACGGTGGACCTGGCCAACGCAGCCCTCCACGCAGGCGCTCCGGGCATCCACCTCTATACGTTCAACGAGCACACCTGTGCCCTGGACGTGCTGGACAAGCTTGCCCTGCCCCGGCCGGCCCGCCCTGCCAGCCGGCTCAGCGCCATCGCCCGGCGTCAGGAACTCGTCAGCTGA
- the metE gene encoding 5-methyltetrahydropteroyltriglutamate--homocysteine S-methyltransferase, whose product MTEQNTTQFPAASLLGYPRIGRRRELKKAVEAYWAGKIDAAALDAAAKDIQLTIAKRLQELGLNEAAAVPGTFSFYDQVLDATAHLGAVPARFGQLLNAEGQLDIDGYFTLARGNKEQQPLEMTKWFDTNYHYLVPEIGPETDFKLASNRIVEEFEFALANGIETRPYIVGPVTYLLLSKASDDAPAGFAPLSRLEDILPVYVELLGKLAAAGASWIQLDEPALVVDQDTPASEIQAAVARAYEVLSGAAARPQLFVSTPYGSLDGQLGTLAATNIDALHIDVFKGAVPSAAALAGLGNKTLVAGVVDGHNIWRNDLAVSAAKLDELKAAAGKLAVSTSTSTQHVPHDTAEETKLSEQLRSWLAFADQKAVEVKTLADYLANPASAKAAIDEASAVIASRATAEGVQRADVRARTAALTEADFNRSEYSVREAAQEAALHLPPLPTTTIGSFPQTSEIRSARARNNKGELSNEQYEQLMKDEIKRVVDLQEELGYDVLVHGEPERNDMVQYFAENLEGFDVTVHGWVQSYGSRCTRPSILWGDVTRSAPITVAWAEYAQSLTSKPMKGMLTGPVTILAWSFVRDDQPLGETANQVGLALRDEIADLEAAGIKVIQVDEPALRELLPLRKADHAAYLKWSVDSFRLATAGAADATQIHTHLCYSEFGVIIDAIDGLDADVTSIEAARSRMEVVHDLEAHHFGRGVGPGVYDIHSPRVPGEAEVTELLATAVKHVPSRQLWVNPDCGLKTRGYAETEESLRNLVKATKTVRAGLLEAAK is encoded by the coding sequence ATGACTGAGCAGAACACCACCCAATTCCCCGCAGCCTCCCTCCTCGGCTACCCGCGCATCGGGCGCCGCCGCGAACTGAAGAAGGCCGTTGAAGCCTACTGGGCAGGCAAGATCGACGCTGCCGCCCTTGACGCCGCTGCCAAGGACATCCAGCTGACAATTGCCAAGCGACTCCAGGAACTGGGCCTCAACGAAGCCGCCGCCGTTCCTGGCACCTTCTCCTTCTACGACCAGGTGCTCGACGCCACCGCACACCTGGGCGCCGTCCCGGCCCGTTTCGGCCAGCTGCTCAATGCCGAAGGCCAGCTCGATATCGATGGCTACTTCACCCTGGCCCGCGGCAACAAGGAACAGCAGCCGCTGGAAATGACCAAGTGGTTCGACACCAACTACCACTACCTCGTCCCGGAAATCGGCCCCGAGACTGACTTCAAGCTCGCCTCCAACCGCATCGTCGAGGAATTCGAGTTCGCCCTGGCCAACGGCATCGAGACCCGTCCGTACATCGTCGGCCCGGTGACGTACCTGCTCCTGTCCAAGGCTTCGGACGACGCCCCCGCAGGCTTCGCTCCGCTGTCCCGCCTTGAGGACATCCTCCCGGTCTACGTTGAACTGCTCGGCAAGCTCGCCGCCGCCGGCGCCAGCTGGATCCAGTTGGACGAGCCCGCCCTGGTTGTTGACCAGGACACCCCGGCCTCGGAAATCCAGGCTGCCGTTGCCCGTGCCTACGAGGTCCTCTCGGGTGCCGCAGCGCGCCCGCAGCTCTTCGTCTCCACCCCGTACGGGTCCCTCGATGGCCAGCTCGGCACTCTTGCCGCCACCAACATCGATGCCCTGCACATCGACGTCTTCAAGGGCGCGGTCCCGTCCGCAGCAGCCCTGGCCGGCCTGGGCAACAAGACCCTGGTTGCTGGCGTCGTCGACGGCCACAACATCTGGCGCAACGACCTCGCCGTCTCGGCCGCAAAGCTGGACGAACTGAAGGCCGCAGCCGGCAAGCTCGCCGTCAGCACCTCCACCTCCACCCAGCACGTTCCGCACGACACCGCCGAGGAGACCAAGCTCTCCGAGCAACTGCGCAGCTGGCTTGCGTTCGCTGACCAGAAGGCCGTCGAGGTCAAGACCCTTGCGGACTACCTGGCCAACCCCGCTTCCGCGAAGGCCGCCATCGACGAAGCTTCCGCCGTGATCGCCTCCCGCGCCACCGCCGAAGGCGTCCAGCGTGCCGACGTCCGTGCCCGCACCGCAGCCCTCACCGAGGCCGACTTCAACCGCTCGGAGTACTCGGTCCGCGAAGCCGCCCAGGAAGCAGCGCTGCACCTGCCCCCGCTGCCCACCACCACCATCGGCTCCTTCCCGCAGACCTCGGAAATCCGCTCGGCCCGCGCCCGCAACAACAAGGGCGAGCTGAGCAACGAGCAGTACGAGCAGCTGATGAAGGACGAGATCAAGCGCGTCGTCGACCTGCAGGAAGAACTCGGCTACGACGTCCTGGTGCACGGCGAGCCCGAGCGCAACGACATGGTCCAGTACTTCGCCGAGAACCTCGAAGGCTTCGACGTCACGGTCCACGGCTGGGTCCAGTCCTACGGCTCCCGCTGCACCCGTCCGTCCATCCTTTGGGGCGATGTCACCCGCTCGGCTCCCATCACGGTTGCCTGGGCCGAATACGCACAGTCCCTGACCAGCAAGCCGATGAAGGGCATGCTCACCGGTCCGGTCACCATCCTGGCCTGGTCCTTCGTCCGCGACGACCAGCCGCTGGGCGAGACCGCCAACCAGGTAGGCCTGGCACTGCGTGACGAAATCGCCGACCTCGAAGCTGCCGGTATCAAGGTCATCCAGGTGGACGAGCCCGCCCTGCGCGAGCTTCTTCCGCTGCGCAAGGCCGACCACGCCGCCTACCTGAAGTGGTCGGTTGACTCCTTCCGCCTGGCCACCGCCGGTGCGGCCGACGCAACCCAGATCCACACCCACCTCTGCTACTCGGAGTTCGGCGTGATCATCGACGCGATCGACGGCCTTGACGCCGACGTCACTTCCATCGAGGCAGCCCGCTCCCGCATGGAGGTTGTCCACGACCTCGAGGCACACCACTTCGGCCGTGGCGTTGGTCCGGGCGTCTACGACATCCACTCGCCGCGCGTCCCGGGTGAGGCCGAAGTCACCGAGCTCCTGGCAACCGCCGTCAAGCACGTTCCGTCCCGCCAGCTCTGGGTCAACCCGGACTGCGGCCTGAAGACCCGTGGCTACGCCGAGACCGAAGAGTCCCTGCGCAACCTGGTCAAGGCCACCAAGACGGTCCGCGCCGGACTGCTGGAAGCAGCCAAGTAA
- a CDS encoding DUF2004 domain-containing protein, whose product MSKVASKHFGEIELNHGREHCYVASHELAGNPLELDLNVTAHDHFDERALHKVDYRLSYLPELVDQVRDMIAEELDQDGTNSQQFLHFHSTQLKEEQLEAVFGVRDKAQLTKDVFLKALKLGHVAIYPGQPERYFVLDFTLGSHFTDELLVVAADEDGVVDDEILWES is encoded by the coding sequence ATGAGCAAGGTAGCGAGCAAACATTTTGGGGAAATCGAGCTCAACCACGGGCGGGAGCACTGTTACGTGGCTTCGCACGAGCTCGCCGGAAATCCCCTCGAACTGGACCTGAACGTCACGGCACATGACCACTTCGACGAGAGGGCACTCCACAAGGTGGACTACCGCCTGAGCTACCTCCCCGAGTTGGTGGACCAGGTCCGGGACATGATTGCCGAGGAGCTGGACCAGGACGGCACCAACTCCCAGCAGTTCCTCCACTTCCACTCCACGCAGCTCAAGGAAGAGCAGCTGGAGGCGGTGTTCGGCGTCCGAGACAAGGCGCAGCTCACCAAAGACGTCTTCCTCAAGGCCCTCAAGCTTGGCCACGTGGCGATCTACCCGGGCCAGCCGGAGCGCTACTTCGTCCTCGATTTCACCCTGGGCTCACACTTCACCGACGAGCTCCTGGTGGTCGCGGCGGATGAGGACGGCGTGGTGGACGACGAAATCCTCTGGGAGTCCTGA
- a CDS encoding LysR family transcriptional regulator, with amino-acid sequence MVNLLHLRTLLEVTRLGSFAAAATRLGYTASAVSQQMAALERDTGVELFHRSARSVVPTEAALTMVRHASKVLTDVETLLAAASRSTDSPAQELRLGIFPSLATYVLPDILRNPRWKKLGIELRVWVAEPAQTIQGLRTGGELDLALVYQVGQSGLAWPHTLERQWIGDDDFRVVLPASWGIREDAEMQASQLSDMPWIIHHPGTSDAVVIERLFASCNLHPRVVAYSDDFHASLEMAAAGLGAALVPELALRHRPPGVVVLDVPDIRLARNVFALLINEKRTAQVQLFTELLADTLRGSAAAVRAGATATTPKVTQKSTPKPRA; translated from the coding sequence ATGGTCAACCTTCTCCACCTGCGGACGCTGCTTGAGGTCACGCGGCTCGGCTCCTTCGCGGCGGCCGCCACGCGGCTCGGCTATACCGCGTCGGCCGTATCCCAACAGATGGCAGCCCTGGAACGGGACACCGGCGTCGAACTGTTCCACCGTTCCGCACGCAGTGTGGTTCCCACCGAAGCCGCCCTCACCATGGTGCGCCATGCGTCCAAGGTGCTCACCGACGTCGAGACCCTGTTGGCAGCCGCCTCGCGGAGCACCGACTCCCCCGCGCAGGAGCTGCGGCTTGGCATCTTCCCGAGCCTGGCGACGTACGTATTGCCGGACATCCTGCGGAACCCGCGCTGGAAGAAACTGGGGATTGAACTGCGCGTGTGGGTGGCCGAACCTGCCCAGACCATCCAAGGCCTCCGCACCGGCGGCGAACTGGATCTGGCGCTCGTGTACCAGGTGGGGCAGTCCGGGCTCGCGTGGCCACACACGTTGGAACGGCAGTGGATCGGCGACGACGACTTCCGGGTGGTGCTCCCCGCGTCCTGGGGTATCCGGGAAGACGCCGAAATGCAGGCCTCGCAACTCTCCGACATGCCATGGATCATCCACCACCCGGGCACCAGCGACGCCGTCGTGATCGAACGGCTGTTTGCCAGCTGCAATCTGCACCCGCGCGTCGTCGCCTACAGCGACGACTTCCACGCCAGCCTCGAGATGGCTGCCGCGGGGCTCGGCGCCGCGCTGGTACCGGAACTGGCACTGCGGCACCGGCCTCCCGGCGTCGTGGTTCTGGACGTGCCGGACATCCGGCTGGCCCGCAACGTGTTCGCCCTGCTCATCAACGAAAAGCGCACCGCGCAAGTGCAGCTCTTCACGGAACTGCTGGCGGACACGCTTCGCGGGAGCGCTGCGGCAGTCCGGGCCGGCGCTACCGCGACCACGCCCAAAGTGACCCAAAAGTCAACGCCCAAACCACGCGCCTGA
- the nrdH gene encoding glutaredoxin-like protein NrdH: MTVTVYTKPACVQCNATYRALDKKGIAYQSVDISQDAEALERLKALGYMQAPVVVTEQDHWSGFRPDKIEELALAAASVA; this comes from the coding sequence ATGACTGTTACGGTTTACACGAAGCCGGCCTGTGTTCAGTGCAACGCAACGTACCGTGCACTCGACAAGAAGGGCATCGCCTACCAGAGCGTTGACATCTCCCAGGATGCCGAGGCCCTGGAGCGCCTGAAGGCCCTTGGATACATGCAGGCTCCCGTCGTGGTGACCGAGCAGGACCACTGGTCAGGATTCCGTCCGGACAAGATCGAAGAGCTGGCACTGGCTGCCGCTTCTGTGGCCTAG
- the nrdI gene encoding class Ib ribonucleoside-diphosphate reductase assembly flavoprotein NrdI produces the protein MAAPATAPAQATAEAVSTRSHLIYFSSTSENTKRFVQKLGVDAARIPLHAKDAPLLALEPFVLVLPTYGGTNGEGSVPKQVIRFLNNPQNRELIRGVIGAGNTNFAENYCMAGDIIATKCRVPLLYRFELMGTPEDVDRVNQGLEKFWTRLSQTQK, from the coding sequence ATGGCAGCGCCGGCAACAGCACCTGCTCAAGCAACGGCTGAGGCTGTCAGCACGCGGAGTCACCTGATCTACTTTTCCTCCACATCTGAGAACACCAAGCGCTTCGTCCAGAAGCTCGGCGTCGACGCGGCACGCATCCCGCTCCATGCCAAGGACGCGCCGCTGCTCGCACTGGAACCGTTTGTCCTTGTGCTGCCCACCTATGGCGGTACGAATGGCGAAGGATCGGTGCCCAAGCAAGTCATCAGGTTTCTGAACAACCCGCAGAACAGGGAACTGATCCGCGGCGTCATCGGAGCAGGAAACACCAACTTCGCGGAAAACTACTGCATGGCGGGAGACATCATCGCCACCAAATGCCGGGTTCCGCTTCTTTATCGATTCGAACTCATGGGGACTCCGGAAGATGTTGACCGGGTCAATCAAGGATTGGAAAAGTTTTGGACACGACTGTCGCAGACACAGAAGTAA